One window of the Vigna radiata var. radiata cultivar VC1973A chromosome 1, Vradiata_ver6, whole genome shotgun sequence genome contains the following:
- the LOC106767879 gene encoding homeobox-leucine zipper protein HDG11 isoform X2 — protein MEYGSGGGGSQSAGEHDASDSQEKRKRYHRHTSTQIQRLESMFRECPHPDEKQRLQLSRELGLAPRQIKFWFQNRRTQMKAQHERADNCTLRADNDKIRCENIAIREALKNVICPSCGGPPLNDDSYFDDQKLRLENAHLKEELDRVSSIAAKYIGRPISQLPPVQPIHLSSLDLSMSCFGNQAMVDHVLAPSPSLNLDLLSAGTSSSVPNFPYQPPYLSDMDKSLMSDIASNAMEELLRLVQTNEPLWLKSNVDGRDVLNSDAYERIFPKPNSRPKTPNLRLEASRDSAVVLMNSLALVDMFMDPNKWTELFPTIVSVATTIQVISSGMMGGSLQLMYAELQVLSPLVSSREFYFLRYCQQIEKGTWAVVDVSYDFPQDSHFGPHFRSRRRPSGCLIQDMPDGHSKITWVEHVEIEDKTLPHRLYRNLIYSGMAFGAERWLATLQRMCERLTYLMVTSDSTVDNPGGVISSAEGKRSMMKLAQRMVTNFCGSIGTANGRRWTTISGLNEILIRVTVHKSSNPGQPNGVVLSAATTIWLPTPPHTVFNFFKDETKRPQWDVLSNGNAVQEVAQITNGQNAGNSISVLRAFNTSQNMLILQESCIDSSGSLVVYCPVDLPSINIAMSGEDTSCIPLLPNGFTILPDGETEQEGDGASTSSNANRNKARCGGSLVTVAFQILVSSSPSAKLNMEVTTVCNLIGSTVQQIKASLSCPT, from the exons TGCTTCCGATTCCCAGGAGAAGCGAAAGCGCTATCATCGTCATACTTCCACCCAGATTCAGAGGCTTGAGTC AATGTTCAGAGAGTGTCCCCATCCAGATGAGAAGCAAAGGTTGCAGTTAAGCAGAGAGTTAGGCTTGGCCCCTCGACAGATCAAGTTCTGGTTTCAGAACAGGAGGACCCAGATGAAG GCCCAGCACGAGAGAGCTGACAACTGTACTCTTCGGGCTGACAATGACAAGATACGCTGCGAGAACATAGCTATCAGAGAGGCTTTGAAAAATGTTATCTGCCCCTCTTGTGGTGGCCCTCCCCTCAATGACGATTCCTATTTTGACGACCAAAAGTTGCGATTAGAGAATGCTCACCTCAAAGAAGAG CTTGATAGAGTATCCAGCATTGCTGCCAAGTACATTGGAAGACCAATTTCCCAGCTCCCTCCTGTTCAGCCTATTCATTTATCGTCTCTCGACTTGTCGATGTCGTGTTTTGGAAACCAAGCGATGGTTGATCATGTTCTTGCACCTTCTCCTTCCCTTAATCTCGATCTTCTCTCTGCGGGGACTTCCTCTTCCGTGCCAAATTTTCCTTATCAGCCTCCTTACCTTTCGGACATGGACAAGTCCCTCATGTCCGACATTGCTTCCAATGCCATGGAAGAATTACTTCGGCTGGTGCAGACAAACGAACCCTTGTGGCTCAAGTCCAACGTCGATGGGAGAGACGTTCTTAATTCTGATGCCTACGAAAGAATTTTCCCCAAGCCCAATAGTCGCCCCAAGACTCCTAATCTTCGCCTTGAGGCATCACGAGATTCTGCAGTCGTATTAATGAATAGTTTGGCTTTGGTTGACATGTTTATGGACCCA AACAAGTGGACGGAACTTTTTCCCACTATTGTCTCAGTAGCAACGACTATTCAAGTCATATCTTCTGGGATGATGGGTGGTTCTTTGCAATTG ATGTATGCGGAGTTGCAAGTGCTTTCTCCCCTTGTTTCTTCTCGGGAGTTCTACTTCCTTCGCTATTGCCAGCAAATTGAGAAAGGTACATGGGCAGTGGTGGACGTTTCTTACGATTTTCCTCAAGACAGCCACTTTGGTCCTCACTTTCGGTCTCGTCGTCGTCCTTCTGGTTGCTTGATCCAAGACATGCCGGACGGGCATTCCAAg ATTACTTGGGTCGAACACGTAGAGATCGAAGACAAAACTCTGCCTCATCGGCTTTACAGAAATCTTATTTATAGTGGGATGGCATTTGGCGCTGAAAGATGGCTTGCAACTCTCCAGAGAATGTGTGAAAGACTTACATATCTGATGGTTACATCCGATTCAACCGTGGATAATCCTGGAGGAG TAATTTCATCTGCCGAGGGCAAGAGGAGCATGATGAAACTAGCTCAAAGGATGGTCACGAATTTTTGTGGCAGCATTGGCACTGCAAATGGCCGGCGATGGACCACAATCTCCGGGTTGAATGAAATATTAATCAGAGTCACTGTCCACAAAAGCTCAAATCCTGGACAACCTAATGGTGTGGTGCTAAGTGCAGCCACTACCATTTGGCTCCCCACCCCTCCACACACTGTCTTCAATTTCTTCAAGGACGAAACAAAAAGACCTCAG TGGGATGTTCTTTCCAACGGTAATGCAGTGCAAGAGGTTGCCCAGATAACCAATGGTCAAAATGCTGGTAACAGCATATCAGTTCTTCGA GCTTTCAACACGAGTCAAAACATGTTAATACTCCAAGAGAGCTGCATAGATTCGTCTGGTTCACTTGTGGTTTATTGCCCGGTTGATCTGCCATCGATCAACATAGCAATGAGTGGTGAAGACACTTCGTGCATTCCATTGCTACCAAATGGGTTTACCATTTTGCCAGATGGGGAGACGGAGCAGGAAGGAGACGGAGCATCAACCAGTTCAAACGCAAACAGGAACAAGGCAAGGTGTGGGGGTTCGCTAGTCACTGTTGCATTTCAGATTCTAGTGAGCTCCTCGCCATCTGCCAAGTTGAATATGGAAGTGACAACTGTTTGTAATCTCATTGGCTCCACTGTCCAGCAAATAAAGGCTTCATTGAGTTGTCCTACCTAG
- the LOC106767879 gene encoding homeobox-leucine zipper protein HDG11 isoform X1, which yields MLPIPRRSESAIIVILPPRFRGLSRKPPSPSFVLHFFFFSFLFLFSFFLPPRFSCLLFRMFRECPHPDEKQRLQLSRELGLAPRQIKFWFQNRRTQMKAQHERADNCTLRADNDKIRCENIAIREALKNVICPSCGGPPLNDDSYFDDQKLRLENAHLKEELDRVSSIAAKYIGRPISQLPPVQPIHLSSLDLSMSCFGNQAMVDHVLAPSPSLNLDLLSAGTSSSVPNFPYQPPYLSDMDKSLMSDIASNAMEELLRLVQTNEPLWLKSNVDGRDVLNSDAYERIFPKPNSRPKTPNLRLEASRDSAVVLMNSLALVDMFMDPNKWTELFPTIVSVATTIQVISSGMMGGSLQLMYAELQVLSPLVSSREFYFLRYCQQIEKGTWAVVDVSYDFPQDSHFGPHFRSRRRPSGCLIQDMPDGHSKITWVEHVEIEDKTLPHRLYRNLIYSGMAFGAERWLATLQRMCERLTYLMVTSDSTVDNPGGVISSAEGKRSMMKLAQRMVTNFCGSIGTANGRRWTTISGLNEILIRVTVHKSSNPGQPNGVVLSAATTIWLPTPPHTVFNFFKDETKRPQWDVLSNGNAVQEVAQITNGQNAGNSISVLRAFNTSQNMLILQESCIDSSGSLVVYCPVDLPSINIAMSGEDTSCIPLLPNGFTILPDGETEQEGDGASTSSNANRNKARCGGSLVTVAFQILVSSSPSAKLNMEVTTVCNLIGSTVQQIKASLSCPT from the exons TGCTTCCGATTCCCAGGAGAAGCGAAAGCGCTATCATCGTCATACTTCCACCCAGATTCAGAGGCTTGAGTCGTAAGCCACCATCACCCTCCTTCGTTTtacacttctttttcttttcttttctttttcttttttctttttttctaccACCTCGCTTCTCTTGTCTTTTGTTCAGAATGTTCAGAGAGTGTCCCCATCCAGATGAGAAGCAAAGGTTGCAGTTAAGCAGAGAGTTAGGCTTGGCCCCTCGACAGATCAAGTTCTGGTTTCAGAACAGGAGGACCCAGATGAAG GCCCAGCACGAGAGAGCTGACAACTGTACTCTTCGGGCTGACAATGACAAGATACGCTGCGAGAACATAGCTATCAGAGAGGCTTTGAAAAATGTTATCTGCCCCTCTTGTGGTGGCCCTCCCCTCAATGACGATTCCTATTTTGACGACCAAAAGTTGCGATTAGAGAATGCTCACCTCAAAGAAGAG CTTGATAGAGTATCCAGCATTGCTGCCAAGTACATTGGAAGACCAATTTCCCAGCTCCCTCCTGTTCAGCCTATTCATTTATCGTCTCTCGACTTGTCGATGTCGTGTTTTGGAAACCAAGCGATGGTTGATCATGTTCTTGCACCTTCTCCTTCCCTTAATCTCGATCTTCTCTCTGCGGGGACTTCCTCTTCCGTGCCAAATTTTCCTTATCAGCCTCCTTACCTTTCGGACATGGACAAGTCCCTCATGTCCGACATTGCTTCCAATGCCATGGAAGAATTACTTCGGCTGGTGCAGACAAACGAACCCTTGTGGCTCAAGTCCAACGTCGATGGGAGAGACGTTCTTAATTCTGATGCCTACGAAAGAATTTTCCCCAAGCCCAATAGTCGCCCCAAGACTCCTAATCTTCGCCTTGAGGCATCACGAGATTCTGCAGTCGTATTAATGAATAGTTTGGCTTTGGTTGACATGTTTATGGACCCA AACAAGTGGACGGAACTTTTTCCCACTATTGTCTCAGTAGCAACGACTATTCAAGTCATATCTTCTGGGATGATGGGTGGTTCTTTGCAATTG ATGTATGCGGAGTTGCAAGTGCTTTCTCCCCTTGTTTCTTCTCGGGAGTTCTACTTCCTTCGCTATTGCCAGCAAATTGAGAAAGGTACATGGGCAGTGGTGGACGTTTCTTACGATTTTCCTCAAGACAGCCACTTTGGTCCTCACTTTCGGTCTCGTCGTCGTCCTTCTGGTTGCTTGATCCAAGACATGCCGGACGGGCATTCCAAg ATTACTTGGGTCGAACACGTAGAGATCGAAGACAAAACTCTGCCTCATCGGCTTTACAGAAATCTTATTTATAGTGGGATGGCATTTGGCGCTGAAAGATGGCTTGCAACTCTCCAGAGAATGTGTGAAAGACTTACATATCTGATGGTTACATCCGATTCAACCGTGGATAATCCTGGAGGAG TAATTTCATCTGCCGAGGGCAAGAGGAGCATGATGAAACTAGCTCAAAGGATGGTCACGAATTTTTGTGGCAGCATTGGCACTGCAAATGGCCGGCGATGGACCACAATCTCCGGGTTGAATGAAATATTAATCAGAGTCACTGTCCACAAAAGCTCAAATCCTGGACAACCTAATGGTGTGGTGCTAAGTGCAGCCACTACCATTTGGCTCCCCACCCCTCCACACACTGTCTTCAATTTCTTCAAGGACGAAACAAAAAGACCTCAG TGGGATGTTCTTTCCAACGGTAATGCAGTGCAAGAGGTTGCCCAGATAACCAATGGTCAAAATGCTGGTAACAGCATATCAGTTCTTCGA GCTTTCAACACGAGTCAAAACATGTTAATACTCCAAGAGAGCTGCATAGATTCGTCTGGTTCACTTGTGGTTTATTGCCCGGTTGATCTGCCATCGATCAACATAGCAATGAGTGGTGAAGACACTTCGTGCATTCCATTGCTACCAAATGGGTTTACCATTTTGCCAGATGGGGAGACGGAGCAGGAAGGAGACGGAGCATCAACCAGTTCAAACGCAAACAGGAACAAGGCAAGGTGTGGGGGTTCGCTAGTCACTGTTGCATTTCAGATTCTAGTGAGCTCCTCGCCATCTGCCAAGTTGAATATGGAAGTGACAACTGTTTGTAATCTCATTGGCTCCACTGTCCAGCAAATAAAGGCTTCATTGAGTTGTCCTACCTAG
- the LOC106768948 gene encoding uncharacterized protein LOC106768948 isoform X1, with translation MASSSCGEKRVMVLAMDEHDHSNYALEWTLDHFFTPFGADAPYNLVIINAKPSPPPAVTMAGPGVLGSEIFPAVEVQLKFNANQIVEKAKQICASKSVDEVTVEVAEGDARNVLCDAVERHHASILVMGSHGYGAIKRAVLGSVSDHCARHAQCSVMIVKRPKFRH, from the exons ATGGCGAGTTCTAGTTGCGGAGAGAAGCGAGTGATGGTGTTGGCGATGGACGAACATGATCATAGCAACTATGCCTTGGAGTGGACACTAGACCACTTCTTCACCCCTTTCGGTGCAGATGCTCCTTACAATCTTGTTATCATCAATGCCAAACCCTCTCCTCCCCCGGCTGTCACCATGGCAGGACCTG GTGTCTTAGGCTCTGAAATATTTCCTGCCGTAGAAGTGCAGCTCAAATTCAATGCTAATCAAATTGTAGAAAAGGCAAAGCAAATATGTGCCAGTAAATCG GTTGATGAGGTGACTGTGGAAGTGGCGGAAGGCGATGCGAGGAACGTGCTGTGTGATGCTGTGGAGAGACACCACGCATCCATATTGGTTATGGGGAGCCATGGATACGGAGCTATCAAAAG AGCGGTTTTAGGAAGCGTGAGTGACCACTGTGCTCGTCATGCTCAATGTTCAGTCATGATTGTCAAGAGGCCAAAGTTCAGACATTAA
- the LOC106768948 gene encoding uncharacterized protein LOC106768948 isoform X2, protein MASSSCGEKRVMVLAMDEHDHSNYALEWTLDHFFTPFGADAPYNLVIINAKPSPPPAVTMAGPGVLGSEIFPAVEVQLKFNANQIVEKVDEVTVEVAEGDARNVLCDAVERHHASILVMGSHGYGAIKRAVLGSVSDHCARHAQCSVMIVKRPKFRH, encoded by the exons ATGGCGAGTTCTAGTTGCGGAGAGAAGCGAGTGATGGTGTTGGCGATGGACGAACATGATCATAGCAACTATGCCTTGGAGTGGACACTAGACCACTTCTTCACCCCTTTCGGTGCAGATGCTCCTTACAATCTTGTTATCATCAATGCCAAACCCTCTCCTCCCCCGGCTGTCACCATGGCAGGACCTG GTGTCTTAGGCTCTGAAATATTTCCTGCCGTAGAAGTGCAGCTCAAATTCAATGCTAATCAAATTGTAGAAAAG GTTGATGAGGTGACTGTGGAAGTGGCGGAAGGCGATGCGAGGAACGTGCTGTGTGATGCTGTGGAGAGACACCACGCATCCATATTGGTTATGGGGAGCCATGGATACGGAGCTATCAAAAG AGCGGTTTTAGGAAGCGTGAGTGACCACTGTGCTCGTCATGCTCAATGTTCAGTCATGATTGTCAAGAGGCCAAAGTTCAGACATTAA
- the LOC106765308 gene encoding uncharacterized protein LOC106765308: MSDPYERAKGGRLAFKGGILASRSKSIEKKGKNKKKRTTAAAAEDENSGPNPNPNPNPDEAVDTDKQAEGSEYTIDAAKRMKYDQLFPVEAKKFGYQPKTNFNSVEDALDDRVKKKADRYCK; this comes from the coding sequence ATGTCGGATCCGTACGAGCGTGCGAAAGGAGGAAGATTGGCATTCAAAGGAGGGATTCTCGCCTCTCGCTCCAAATCCATCGAGAAGAAGGGCAAGAACAAGAAGAAGCGGACGACGGCGGCGGCCGCCGAGGATGAGAACTCCggccctaaccctaaccctaaccccaaCCCTGACGAAGCTGTCGACACCGACAAACAGGCGGAGGGATCTGAATACACCATCGACGCGGCGAAGCGTATGAAGTACGACCAACTCTTCCCCGTGGAAGCCAAGAAGTTCGGGTACCAACCCAAAACTAACTTCAATTCAGTTGAGGATGCCCTCGATGATCGTGTCAAGAAGAAGGCTGATCGTTATTGTAAATGA
- the LOC106757281 gene encoding rhodanese-like domain-containing protein 8, chloroplastic, whose translation MRWCREVFSVRGSGSGAHAIALSLAPIVTASFCSKSLVLPFQNSPFKFKLTDSSSLSLTHRKQLLPAALSLTQPSTAREDDFDFVVVNFYHFVFIQDPQAEVFKHRSFLELEDLDINGRVYVNEQGINAQYSGPSKDALAYVNWLRQDNRFSDILVQISPSENGHTFPALKLRYKPSLVQFEGGMSHLPLLDPSMRAIPLSPAEWKERLEAVNKTDLRAKDYHDRDFILLDVRNGYEWDIGHFRGTQRPSVDCFRNTSFGLSQEEITASDPLSNVDKEKTNILMYCTGGIRCDVYSTILRRQGFQNLYTLKGGVSHYLKNEGAAEWVGNLFVFDSRLSLPPSVYYTGATTKAELTPVSGDDKFAKCHVCNLEVSELRHRNCANLDCNLLFLCCTKCVKDLRGCCCLTCTTAPRLRPVLNGMQRYKKWHNYRDMDLPEQ comes from the exons ATGAGGTGGTGCAGAGAGGTGTTCTCTGTGCGTGGGTCTGGGTCGGGTGCTCATGCCATTGCGCTGTCACTCGCACCTATAGTTACTGCTTCCTTTTGCAGCAAAAGTCTTGTGTTGCCATTCCAAAATTCTCCTTTCAAATTCAAACTCACTGACTCATCTTCACTTTCTCTCACCCATCGTAAGCAGCTCCTACCCGCTGCACTGTCACTAACACAGCCCTCTACTGCAAGGGAggacgattttgattttgtggTCGTCAATTTCTACCATTTTGTGTTCATCCAAGACCCACAAGCCGAAGTCTTCAAACACCGTTCTTTCTTGGAATTGGAG GACCTCGACATCAATGGAAGAGTCTATGTGAATGAACAAGGGATTAATGCCCAG TATAGTGGACCATCAAAAGATGCTCTGGCGTATGTCAACTGGTTAAGACAGGATAACAGGTTTTCTGACATATTGGTTCAGATATCTCCATCAGAAAATGGACATACCTTTCCAGCATTAAAGTTGCGTTATAAGCCTTCATTGGTACAg tttgAAGGTGGTATGTCACATCTTCCGTTGCTTGATCCTTCAATGCGTGCAATACCTTTATCACCAGCAGAATGGAAAGAAAGATTGGAAGCAGTCAATAAAACTGATCTTAGAGCAAAAGATTATCATGACAGAGATTTCATTCTATTGGATGTCAGAAATG GTTATGAGTGGGATATTGGACATTTTCGTGGGACTCAACGACCTAGTGTGGACTGCTTTAGGAACACTTCTTTTGGTCTTTCTCAGGAAGAG ATCACTGCTTCAGATCCTTTATCAAACGTGGATAAAGAAAAGACAAACATATTGATGTATTGCACTGGAGGGATTCGATGTGATGTATATTCTACAATACTAag GAGGCAGGGATTTCAGAATCTATATACCCTGAAGGGAGGTGTTTCTCACTATTTAAAGAACGAAGGGGCTGCTGAATGGGTGggaaatttatttgtatttgactCCCGTTTGTCTCTCCCTCCTTCTGTTTACTATACTGGGGCCACAACCAAAGCAGAATTAACTCCAGTTTCTGGAGATGATAAGTTTGCAAAATGCCATGTATGTAATTTGGAAGTGAGTGAATTGAGACATAGGAACTGCGCAAATCTTGATTGTAATTTGCTTTTTCT ATGCTGCACAAAATGTGTAAAGGATCTAAgaggttgttgttgtttgacGTGCACTACTGCTCCTCGGCTTAGACCTGTTTTAAATGGAATGCAGAGATACAAAAAATGGCACAACTATCGGGATATGGATTTGCCAGAGCAATGA
- the LOC106769138 gene encoding probable ADP-ribosylation factor GTPase-activating protein AGD15 isoform X1 — protein MNGKASISKELNAKHAKILEGLLKLPENRECADCRNRAPRWASVNLGIFICMQCSGIHRSLGVHISKVRSTTLDTWLPDQVSFMQFMGNVKSNRHWEAEMPPNFDRSKLAMEKFIRMKYVEKRWASKDEEQSTSNGGIMKNNRRLSLEESILANHVVQILPPITRPRGGFIDTQKKNSPPFKRPSSSVDFDKSTKSIATGNIFNLLCIYDDNKNFSTVPPSTWATFD, from the exons ATGAACGGGAAAGCCTCCATCTCTAAGGAGCTCAATGCCAAACACGCCAAG ATCTTGGAAGGACTTCTTAAGCTGCCCGAGAACAGGGAATGTGCAGACTGCCGGAACAG GGCACCGCGATGGGCTAGTGTTAACCTAGGGATTTTCATTTGCATGCAATGTTCAGGAATTCACCGAAGCCTTGGAGTTCATATATCGaag GTGCGGTCCACAACTTTAGATACGTGGTTACCGGACCAAGTTTCTTTCATGCAAT TCATGGGCAATGTAAAGTCAAATAGGCACTGGGAAGCAGAAATGCCACCAAATTTTGATAGAAGTAAATTGGCAATGGAGAAGTTTATCCGTATGAA GTATGTAGAGAAAAGATGGGCTTCAAAAGATGAAGAGCAATCAACATCAAATGGAGGCATTATGAAGAACAACAGGAGACTCTCTCTTGAAGAAAGCATTCTTGCAAACCACGTCGTACAAATTCTACCCCCAATAACAAGACCTCGAGGG GGCTTTATAGACACGCAAAAGAAGAATTCTCCTCCATTTAAAAGGCCATCCTCATCTGTTGATTTTGACAAGTCTACAAAGAGCATCGCTACTGGGAACATTTTCAACTTGCTTTGCATCTATGACGATAACAAAAATTTCTCAACAGTGCCACCTTCAACTTGGGCAACATTTGATT GA
- the LOC106769138 gene encoding probable ADP-ribosylation factor GTPase-activating protein AGD15 isoform X2, with the protein MPNTPRFHLFILSILEGLLKLPENRECADCRNRAPRWASVNLGIFICMQCSGIHRSLGVHISKVRSTTLDTWLPDQVSFMQFMGNVKSNRHWEAEMPPNFDRSKLAMEKFIRMKYVEKRWASKDEEQSTSNGGIMKNNRRLSLEESILANHVVQILPPITRPRGGFIDTQKKNSPPFKRPSSSVDFDKSTKSIATGNIFNLLCIYDDNKNFSTVPPSTWATFD; encoded by the exons ATGCCAAACACGCCAAGGTTTCATCTGTTTATATTATCT ATCTTGGAAGGACTTCTTAAGCTGCCCGAGAACAGGGAATGTGCAGACTGCCGGAACAG GGCACCGCGATGGGCTAGTGTTAACCTAGGGATTTTCATTTGCATGCAATGTTCAGGAATTCACCGAAGCCTTGGAGTTCATATATCGaag GTGCGGTCCACAACTTTAGATACGTGGTTACCGGACCAAGTTTCTTTCATGCAAT TCATGGGCAATGTAAAGTCAAATAGGCACTGGGAAGCAGAAATGCCACCAAATTTTGATAGAAGTAAATTGGCAATGGAGAAGTTTATCCGTATGAA GTATGTAGAGAAAAGATGGGCTTCAAAAGATGAAGAGCAATCAACATCAAATGGAGGCATTATGAAGAACAACAGGAGACTCTCTCTTGAAGAAAGCATTCTTGCAAACCACGTCGTACAAATTCTACCCCCAATAACAAGACCTCGAGGG GGCTTTATAGACACGCAAAAGAAGAATTCTCCTCCATTTAAAAGGCCATCCTCATCTGTTGATTTTGACAAGTCTACAAAGAGCATCGCTACTGGGAACATTTTCAACTTGCTTTGCATCTATGACGATAACAAAAATTTCTCAACAGTGCCACCTTCAACTTGGGCAACATTTGATT GA
- the LOC106763623 gene encoding uncharacterized protein LOC106763623 — translation MNSSRHSLLLSCGHAPSPPVKRCRLDCRVKAQLTEGMEIRVCTNRSCRRQGSFQTLETLYGVAPPNVTVKSCGCLGRCGGGPNLVVLPDGLIFGHCGTTARAAELVVTLFAEAGHDPKTCLDALALRKRADIEFANRNFTEAELLLSQAIDLKPFGGMHIIYKCRSFVRLELGNYSGALEDAEEALALAPRYSEACICQGDAFLALNKFDLAKQSYLTSLDIEPSIRHSKSFKARVTELQEKLAAGNKHSVRSGV, via the exons ATGAACAGTAGTAGACACAGTCTATTGCTTAGTTGTGGGCACGCGCCATCCCCACCGGTGAAACGATGCCGTTTAGATTGCCGTGTCAAAGCACAGCTGACGGAGGGAATGGAAATTCGGGTGTGCACCAACCGCAGCTGCCGCAGACAGGGCTCATTTCAAACCCTAGAAACCCTCTATGGGGTCGCTCCTCCAAACGTAACGGTAAAGTCGTGCGGGTGCTTGGGGCGGTGCGGTGGGGGCCCCAACCTGGTGGTCCTGCCTGATGGCCTCATCTTTGGCCATTGTGGGACGACTGCTCGGGCGGCGGAGCTCGTAGTAACTCTGTTTGCGGAAGCCGGCCATGACCCCAAGACTTGTTTGGACGCGCTTGCTCTGAGGAAGAGAGCGGACATTGAGTTTGCCAACCGAAATTTCACTGAGGCTGAGCTTCTGCTCTCACAG GCTATAGATTTAAAACCATTTGGTGGCATGCATATCATATATAAATGCAG GTCATTTGTAAGGCTGGAATTGGGCAACTACTCTGGTGCCCTCGAAGATGCTGAAGAGGCTTTGGCATTAGCTCCCCGTTATTCTGAG GCTTGTATCTGCCAAGGTGACGCCTTCTTGGCATTGAACAAATTTGATTTGGCAAAGCAGTCATATTTAACATCTTTAGATATTGAACCTTCGATTCGCCATTCTAAATCATTCAAG GCTCGGGTAACAGAACTTCAGGAAAAACTAGCTGCTGGCAACAAACACAGTGTGAGATCTGGCGTGTAA
- the LOC106773886 gene encoding kinesin-like protein KIN-13A: MPQGNAAAVAALLDHGSDAGDAVMARWLQFAGLQHLASPLASTAINHRLLPNLLMQGYGAXSAEEKQRLLKLMRNFNFNGESGSEPYTPTAQSLGGVAGSDGFYSPCSGAILDPGFWIFMDDTELLSEDLFAWILNA, from the exons ATGCCGCAGGGCAATGCCGCCGCCGTCGCCGCTCTGTTAGACCACGGCAGCGATGCTGGAGACGCCGTTATGGCGCGGTGGCTCCAGTTCGCCGGCTTGCAGCATCTCGCCTCGCCCCTAGCTTCTACCGCCATCAATCATCGCCTCCTCCCCAACCTTCTCATGCAG GGTTATGGAGCANAGTCTGCTGAGGAGAAGCAGAGGCTTTTGAAGTTGATGAGAAACTTCAATTTTAATGGGGAGTCTGGTTCAGAGCCATATACGCCCACGGCCCAATCTTTAGGTGGAGTAGCTGGGTCGGATGGGTTTTATTCTCCTTGTTCAGGGGCGATTTTGGATCCGGGCTTTTGGATCTTCATGGATGATACAGAGCTTTTGTCTGAG GATTTGTTTGCTTGGATTTTGAATGCATAA